The region AAGACATTCAAGACAGATGGGATATTTGTCGTTTGTTTGCAAGCAAGTGGGGCGGATATTTATCTTCGATGAAGGGGGCTGTAATCCATTTGGGTAATTCtattaaaaagaaacaagGTGCTTAGCAAGGTAATTTATTGAGAGGTCCCTTTTCGAAAATAGATCTTGGTTTGATTATAATAATTACTTTTCGGTATAAAAAATACACTTATGTACTACCTAATATTATACAATTGTTTTGGAATCTTCTACTTTTCCTATTGGTTATGGGTTGTATAATAATTGTTCTTATAGATTAAACTAGCAGTTTCTTAATAACCATTTGTATGCTTGTCTGCAAGCCATCCCATCACTTCCCTGTCCCCCTTAAAACCCCACGGCTCGGTGGGAAACCCCATCCGAAGTCTAAGTAACGCATTACAATAATTGTGTCTTTCGTGTTGGTTCTTTTGTTCGTTGCTTATTAATTTATCCATTTGTATTTGGAGTTGCCCGCTTTGCGGTTGGGCCCGGAGTCGGTGGCATTTACATTATAACTTCATGGTTGAGAAGCGCGGGACGACGTGTGGGAGCCTCGAGCGGTCGCAAGTGACTGCAAATTATACGGCCGGACCACataatattaaatgaaaatgtctGTAATTCTCATGTGCAAAGAGGAGGGGCCCCGAGAAAAAATCGGGAAAAAATGGCAAAGCAAACGGACTGAAGCACTCGCTTATTATGCAGCTCATTTGCGAAGAGGGGCCAGTAGTTCCCGCGGATTCACTTATTTTCTCGGTCTGCGGACTCGGAATCGGGAGTCGGGAGTCGGGAATCGGGAGTCGGAAGTTAAGCTAAACAAATAGGCGGCGTGTAAATGAACTCCGGGCTGACCCATTATGCGCCCAATCGATAAAGAAAAGTGCTGTTGAGGGAGTTGAGCCCCGTTTTGGGTCGTTGTGTTTTTTGGCCTCCCCGGGAATCGGGTGCCGATTGATAAGTACACAGCGGACAGCTGTTCGGGCATCTATCATGTGGCGGGCTTACCGCCTGACATGGGAACATCCGGTGGTCGGAACGCCTCGAACTGCCCTCGCTGCGAGTTCAATAAACTTGTTGAGCCTCGAAAGTTTGAGGCTGCCGGAGAGTTTTCAGCTGCCCAGTGGCCAGCGCATCCACCTCCTCTTCTCCAAGGGAAAAGGAGGCCCAGTGGTGCGGCGATACACTTAATTTTGACAGATTACATCTCATTATGTGCACCTCGCGGCGGTGTGTTGGCCAAAACGAGTTCGGGAACGAGAGGCCGAGATTGATGGCCCGACAGCGGGTTTGCATAGTAATGCGCTGTGCACTGCGGATCGATCTAAGTATGGACACTGGAAATTAATTCCCATTCTCACCGCCGACGAGCAGGCGGAATTATTTGGCATCAGCCGCGGAGATCGCAATAGCACATTGTTTATTGCCCGGCGAATTGGAGTTCATTTATAAGgcaatttaaaatcaatttacgTGTTGCATGAGCCGTTAATTTATCAAGGGAGCAGGCGGTCGCCGGAGACCGTGGATCCAGTAGATTCGACGGATTTCCCGCCCTGCTCCGGAGGAGGACCGGCCACCAGCAACCGCTAGACTTTTCAACAGTCCCATCATCATGGCCAATTAATTAGGAATCGAGCCGAGCTGCAGTGGGGCGTGCTGGCATTATGATTTTTTCATTGATACAAATATAGCCGGCTGGCTGCCCCGTCATCGCCCGAGTTTTATGGCCCATCCGCGCTGCTAATAGGAGCGTATTTATCAGATCTGTACGTGCCCCAGTCGGGGGAGGCGTTTGTTGTATCAaaacatataatttattaGGAGCAAATACAGACTACATAACACGTACGGTCGGAAGGGAGGACTCCCTCACCTGTCGGGGATTTGTGGACCGAGGGCATACAACACTTGCTTAAAATTCGGCTGAAAGCAGCttggaaatatttattgcaatACACGGGTTTTCACAGGTTATTAGTGGCTATAGCGAATTTAGTCGGGTGCCGAGTTTTAAGCAAGTGTCATCATACCTTCAGGAACTAAGGCTAATGAGGCGGGGTGAGGATGCTCCAGGATCACAGAAAGGCCCTCTGTCAGACGAACAAGGTTCCTCAAAGGCAGTAGACCAGGGTCCAGAACAGGGCGTTGAAGACGATGAAGGCCAGGGGAAAGACGAAGCGCATCTTGCGGTCGATCCACAGGGACACCTCCTTGGGCGTCATGGTGGCGAAGGTCTGGGCGGGCTTCTCCTTGCTGGAGTCCGCGGACGACGAAGTGGAGGTCTCGTCCTGCTCATCCAAGCTTATGGCTGAATCCTCGCGACTGAGACTGCCTCCTATTATGATAGGCGTCTCTATGGTGATCACCGTGTTGGACTTGTCCATGCTGGTGGTGCTCATGGTACTCATGGTGCTGTCGGTCCTCTTATAACCATGTCGACGATGCTTCTTCAGATGTGGCACGAAAGTGGACTTCACGATGTACTTGGTGGTTCGCTTCTTGAGCTGCAGGTCATTGTTCCGCCTCCAAATGGTGTTCACGAAGGCGAACTCCACCAGGCTGCCGAAAATGAAGATGGTGCAGACCAGGAACCACACCTCCGACATGGTCACGTAGCTCACCTTCATCAGATTGTTCTCCTGCGACAGGGACAGAGTGATGAAGGACAGCAGGGTGGTGCAGCCCAGGGTGGTCCTGGCCGGAGTCTGATCCGCCTGCAGCCAGAAGGACACCCACGAGATGGTCACTATCATGACCGAGGGCAAAAAGTAGTCGATCACATAGTAGCCCACTTCTCGGGTCAGCAGAACGGTGAAGCTAATGATGCTGTAGTTGCCCTCCAGGGAACCGTGGGTCATGTAGGATCCGTTGGAGACCCTGATGGACTCGTTGTACAGGGAACCAATCAGGTTGTACTCCGTCAGCTGGAGCTGCTTGTCGAAGGACACGGGGTTGTTGGTCTCCCAGTGGAGCTGCACCAGCGAGGTGTTGTACATCCAGCTCTCCAGGATCGTGGTGCACTTTTGCTCGTCGAACGGAAACTTCTGGAAGTCCATCCAGCAGTACAGGGCGGCCTGCAGCCTGGTGGAAGTCAGGACAGTGCCGTTCGGATAAATGGTGGTCAGTTCGTCCTTGGCACTGGTGCCCAAGACCGTGGAGACCTCCTCGTTGGTCAGGAATATGTGGGGCACCCAGAGCAGCTTCTTCAGATCCGCCTCCCCCATAATGGGCTGCCGGCGGTTGGGCAGGTAGCTGGAGAAGGCCAGTCGCGGGTCCAAGTACCTCAGCTGCAGCAGACCCTGCACCGTGAACTGCAGATCACTCGAGTCCAGGTTCTTCATCACGTAGATGTAGAACCGGGCGTAGATGTCCATGGGGACCTGCTCACCATCCGCGTTGTACACGGCGGGTGGAACCATCTTGTCGTAGCGACATCCTGCGGTGAGGCGCGTCAGCATCTCCATTTGCGACATGGATTCTGCCTTCGCCAGCGAAGGACAATTGTTGACGGTCGACTGGGACAGGTTTATGGAGACATTGAAGGCGTCAGAGCTGTTCAGAGGGGACAGCACAACCGATCCATTGGCAGCTGGTGGGAAAAAAATGCAAGTAAATACATCAAGTTGTGAAATAAATCAAAGATCATATGATATAATGgggaaaattacaaaaaacttatatttcgttggtattatttttaaagaaacatATATATAGCATATATAGTATAGTAGAGGACACGTGCATTCCATACTGTTATTGCAATTTGATTGATACGTTTTTTGAGTGCAgataatttttattactatTCACAATAATCTAGAAGAACTAGCAATAAATATTGTCTAACAATGATAAGGCAATTAAAGTACCTACGaaagtttaaataattttattctgaATATCCTGACACCAAAAATGCTTTTTtcgaatattaaaaatagttctgcctaaaatatttagaatattTTGGATATTTTCAAAACGAAATATGGTTCCAACGGATTACAAAttgtgaaattaattaaaagcccCCTGATGAGAAATCAAAACTTGTCACATGATTGTAAGCTGGGTAAAAATGATAAAGTTAGTAATATTCTGATAAGATGggcttaaattttatttcatatttcacTTGATAAAATTACTGTTCGTTGAAAAGTCAGTCACAAGACAGTTGATTGAACTTGAACATTTTTAGGTATCAGGTTGTAAGGTGTCCATTtctattaaaattgaattgtaaGACCAAAATTATTTGTTGGGATTTTCTTTAGGAATTTAACTAAGTATTTTTTTGAGTTCGGAAAATAAGTGTAACTAAGGAAAAATTCCAAGAAGGTCCTTTTGTCCTACCCAAGTTCTGCTGAAGATCGCCCAGAATCACTCCTGCCGCACTCGATAATCCCAAGCAGCTGATGATGAGTACGGAAATTCCCAGAACATCCATTCTCCGGTTAGTCATTTCTGGCATTTCTTCTGAATCACGGGACTCAATTAGTACTTTTCCAGGAGTGCGACGACTCGcgacggttttctattttctttttcgcGCGCTGCGGTCCCACGGCCATGCGCTGGGCCCTTTCTCGATCAACTATTTGACTTTTTGTCCAGTTCGCAGTAGCAGTAGCAGTGGCAGTAGCGGAGTTCGTTTGGGCTCGGGGCTTCGCGGTCGCGGGTCTTCGTGGAGCAGCGCTCCGTTCTGCGTAATATCTATTactaacttatttattttaattgcgaGCGGCTTTTAATTCTTCGCCACTCCTGACAGCTTGTTCGGCCAATTACTGTTGGGTGGCTCCCGGCTCTCAACTCCCGGCCTTATCGCCGCTGGCCAAAATCGCCTGTAAGTGGCCGGCTTTGGCCCCACCTGCCGTGTAATGCCGTTAATTGCGGTTATCACTCCGGCGGAGAGAGCCCGAAAATGTTTGCTCATGTCTCCGGACTTTTGATTAAGTGGTCGGTGCGAAAACGCCAGCGACGTCGGCGAGcggttcttatttttattcgcCCCCGAGATACAGAGATATACGCTGTCGCACTTCAGTTAAGCGGACCGATCGCATAATTGATGATGACCCATTGTCAGGAGCGGTTCGCTGGCGTCTATTTTTGGCACAGGTATTCCTGCATTTGGCCCGATCCGATTTGATTAGCCGCGGCTATCCAACGGATGTTGACGAGTGCTCTTGGGTCTGGAAAGTTCTGGTTGGCAACGGGCCTCTAGAGCCATTCGACTGTCTCACCAACTAGGAATTATCACATAGGGTTTATCGTTAAAGTATTAATCActaattaatcaaattaactttactataaataaataaaggcaaatataaacaaataaataatgctCCTAAGCAAATATTCTCAGGTTGAAAGATCGAAGGAAACGACGAGAAGTTCTTCAGTGAGCACTGCTCAGTGCATCTTTGGGCCCTCGAATCCAGGCAGGGCGTAGTTCTCCTGCCCCTCGTCAGCTCTTCGTTTTAATGAAGCGTTTGCCCACTTTTACCAGGAACAAGAACAAGACCCCAGACTGCCTCCCGCTGTTTGCTTCATGAGGCCCATAAAAATTTACGACTTCGAAACAGAGACGCAGAAACAAAACTACGCCGGAGTGCACTACGCAGGGCTGCGACTCCCGAGGCATCCACACCTCACTCCAGTTCCCATTCCAGCTCCAACTCCACTCCCAGATCCGTCGGTCGTTAATGCAGTCGGATAATTCCTGAATCACGAGGAGGCACGTGGCACGTGCACCAGGCCCATAACATCGCAGATAGTTGGAAAATCGCAGCAGATTGGACTCTTTAGCAGGTAAATGGATGGCTATATCAAGTGTTTACCCGCCATTTAACGGGCGCAAACTTAATTTATAACATTTGCCATTCGATCTAGTTTGAGAATGATGTACTACCATGCAGAAATATTACTATTATA is a window of Drosophila biarmipes strain raj3 chromosome 3R, RU_DBia_V1.1, whole genome shotgun sequence DNA encoding:
- the LOC108025079 gene encoding pH-sensitive chloride channel 2, with the protein product MPEMTNRRMDVLGISVLIISCLGLSSAAGVILGDLQQNLAANGSVVLSPLNSSDAFNVSINLSQSTVNNCPSLAKAESMSQMEMLTRLTAGCRYDKMVPPAVYNADGEQVPMDIYARFYIYVMKNLDSSDLQFTVQGLLQLRYLDPRLAFSSYLPNRRQPIMGEADLKKLLWVPHIFLTNEEVSTVLGTSAKDELTTIYPNGTVLTSTRLQAALYCWMDFQKFPFDEQKCTTILESWMYNTSLVQLHWETNNPVSFDKQLQLTEYNLIGSLYNESIRVSNGSYMTHGSLEGNYSIISFTVLLTREVGYYVIDYFLPSVMIVTISWVSFWLQADQTPARTTLGCTTLLSFITLSLSQENNLMKVSYVTMSEVWFLVCTIFIFGSLVEFAFVNTIWRRNNDLQLKKRTTKYIVKSTFVPHLKKHRRHGYKRTDSTMSTMSTTSMDKSNTVITIETPIIIGGSLSREDSAISLDEQDETSTSSSADSSKEKPAQTFATMTPKEVSLWIDRKMRFVFPLAFIVFNALFWTLVYCL